The Anopheles marshallii chromosome X, idAnoMarsDA_429_01, whole genome shotgun sequence genome includes a window with the following:
- the LOC128707918 gene encoding vacuolar protein sorting-associated protein 18 homolog has product MASMFDQYSSDLIRESSTDVNMCVGPKTSGYVSVRTRKEVPIFTKQKMNLNLPSGILYLSVQNDWLMMLMTNLTVLRMNLKQPGKFTEVPIDKTIGGLRPSSIYLDPLGTHLFLTFLPKSSGFTPELLYLQRNSFKPKFITKLKDHEITAIGFNHVNTSETSTGPILLGTAHGVIWEAEVGFESGDKLIQNNVRVAFDVGKGEPRPITGLEFYLKTEQKHLHCIVLVLTVDRLYKFHNTIRSSGNGTMASSTMTAAQELKLGGYLQKVFSPYQNVDDQLRDFEELSAGGGKGPTTGSWPKLVFNYEEDFPKSFGCLTEHGINYQEIDPAINQPQFVVQKELITYPEPRFVPPATNSHKVTPRGNCPLSFILTDFHALLLYADHVSAISLLDYQVVYEEYFVEQYGRLINIVKDVRSNVTFVYSNKLIFRYKIVNEQRNAWRLYADRQKFDLALQYCNKNPAHRDIVLVKQAQSYFYASDYLQAAAIFSETQLSFEEVCLKFLQKNCNQALLLYLRNRLGQLKPHEMTQITMLIVWIVQLFLVELSHQRVGGEKATRDLQKQFEAFMASRPVMACVRRNRTAIYDLMASYGDTHNLTALTTINQDYESVIQQYINQGRYEDALAVLSAQNRPELVYQYAPIAMEMLPTATVGMLIGQGHRLDPVRLMPALLCLDTVQHAHETVRYLEYCIHSRGCAESALHNYLIQLYGVHFPDQLLTFLESQGRDTTMVHYDPHYALRIALRHDIRPASVFLHCLLEMWVPAVRLALTLDDPEAARQLARQTAAQPTYRALRKRLWLLIAEHEIRGTRDEEVQRALGILQECDQLRIEDLLPYFSDFQRIDHFKEAICRSLKEYNVKIQEQRRDMEESAKSANRVRQELQTFRGRSVTISAQEQCAVCSVYLLLKPFFVFHCGHKFHADCLERQVVPYLSTATAERLTMLKQNLAATQHLAEGGTAAAAGGTSTTQDAATVQNGSHKEKLKGEIEAIISSECLYCGHLMINALDKPFIENWQQADSEWE; this is encoded by the exons ATGGCGTCCATGTTCGACCAGTACTCGAGCGACCTGATACGGGAAAGCTCCACCGATGTGAATATGTGTGTCGGGCCGAAAACGTCCGGTTATGTGAGTGTACGGACACGAAAGGAGGTGCCGATATTCACCAAGCAGAAAATGAACCTAAACCTACCGTCTGGCATCCTGTACCTGTCCGTACAGAACGATtggctgatgatgctgatgaccAATCTGACTGTGCTGCGTATGAACCTGAAGCAACCGGGCAAATTTACAGAGGTACCGATCGACAAGACGATCGGTGGTTTACGCCCATCCAGCATCTACCTGGATCCACTCGGCACGCATCTTTTCCTAACCTTCCTACCCAAGTCAAGCGGTTTTACGCCAGAATTGCTGTATCTGCAGCGCAATAGCTTCAAGCCGAAGTTCATCACCAAGCTGAAAGATCACGAGATTACGGCAATTGGTTTTAATCACGTCAACACGTCCGAGACTAGTACCGGCCCGATATTGCTCGGTACGGCTCATGGCGTTATTTGGGAGGCGGAAGTTGGGTTCGAAAGTGGCGATAAGCTCATACAGAACAATGTCCGGGTTGCTTTTGACGTTGGCAAAGGTGAACCGCGCCCAATAACCGGGCTCGAGTTTTATCTCAAGACGGAACAGAAGCATCTGCACTGTATCGTGCTGGTGTTGACGGTGGATCGATTGTACAAGTTCCACAACACGATTCGATCGTCCGGCAATGGAACAATGGCTTCGTCCACGATGACCGCTGCCCAGGAACTCAAGCTGGGCGGTTACCTTCAGAAGGTATTTAGCCCGTACCAAAACGTAGACGACCAGCTGCGGGATTTCGAGGAACTATCGGCGGGTGGTGGCAAAGGCCCAACAACCGGCAGCTGGCCGAAGCTGGTGTTCAACTACGAGGAAGACTTCCCAAAGAGTTTCGGCTGCCTGACCGAGCACGGTATCAACTATCAAGAAATTGATCCGGCCATCAATCAACCACAGTTTGTGGTGCAGAAGGAGCTGATCACATACCCGGAACCGCGCTTTGTACCGCCAGCAACCAACTCGCACAAAGTCACACCGCGTGGGAACTGTCCGCTCTCGTTCATATTGACAGATTTCCATGCGCTACTGCTATATGCCGACCACGTCAGTGCTATCTCGCTGCTTGACTATCAGGTCGTATATGAGGAGTACTTCGTCGAGCAGTACGGCCGATTGATTAACATCGTCAAGGATGTCCGCTCGAATGTGACGTTCGTGTACAGCAACAAGCTTATCTTTCGGTATAAG ATTGTGAACGAGCAGCGTAACGCATGGAGACTTTACGCAGACCGCCAAAAGTTCGATCTCGCCTTACAATACTGTAACAAAAATCCTGCACACCGAGATATCGTGCTGGTGAAACAAGCCCAGTCGTACTTTTATGCCAGCGACTACCTGCAAGCAGCTGCCATCTTCTCCGAAACGCAGCTCAGCTTCGAGGAGGTATGCCTGAAGTTCCTGCAGAAGAACTGCAACCAGGCGCTGCTGCTATACCTTCGCAATCGGCTCGGGCAGCTAAAACCGCACGAGATGACCCAAATCACAATGCTGATCGTGTGGATCGTGCAGCTGTTTCTGGTGGAGCTGTCACACCAGCGGGTCGGCGGTGAGAAGGCTACACGTGATCTGCAGAAGCAGTTCGAGGCGTTCATGGCCAGCCGGCCTGTGATGGCCTGCGTGCGTCGTAACCGTACCGCCATCTACGATCTGATGGCATCGTACGGCGATACGCACAATCTAACCGCCCTGACAACGATCAACCAGGACTACGAGTCCGTCATCCAGCAGTACATCAATCAGGGCCGGTATGAGGATGCCCTCGCGGTATTGAGTGCCCAGAATCGACCGGAACTCGTCTACCAGTACGCACCGATCGCGATGGAGATGTTGCCGACTGCAACGGTCGGTATGCTGATCGGTCAAGGCCATCGGCTCGATCCGGTACGGCTGATGCCGGCACTGCTCTGTCTCGATACGGTGCAGCATGCGCACGAAACGGTGCGCTACCTCGAGTACTGCATCCATTCGCGCGGCTGCGCCGAATCGGCCCTGCACAACTATCTCATCCAGCTGTACGGGGTGCATTTCCCGGACCAGTTGCTAACGTTCCTCGAGTCACAGGGTCGAGACACGACGATGGTACACTACGATCCGCACTATGCGCTACGGATTGCACTGCGCCACGATATCCGACCGGCGAGCGTCTTTCTGCACTGTCTGCTGGAGATGTGGGTACCGGCGGTACGGCTCGCCCTGACGCTGGACGACCCTGAGGCGGCCCGGCAACTCGCCCGTCAAACGGCCGCTCAACCGACCTACCGGGCGCTACGCAAGCGACTCTGGCTGCTGATTGCGGAACACGAGATACGAGGCACGCGCGATGAGGAGGTGCAGCGTGCGCTTGGCATACTGCAGGAGTGTGATcagctgcgcatcgaggatCTGCTTCCGTACTTTTCCGACTTTCAGCGTATCGATCACTTCAAGGAGGCGATCTGCCGTTCGCTGAAGGAGTACAACGTGAAGATCCAGGAGCAGCGCCGCGATATGGAGGAGTCGGCCAAATCGGCTAACCGGGTGCGCCAGGAGCTGCAAACATTCCGCGGCCGGTCGGTCACGATCAGTGCACAGGAGCAGTGTGCCGTCTGCAGCGTCTATCTGTTGCTGAAACCGTTCTTTGTCTTTCACTGTGGACACAAATTCCATGCCGACTGTCTCGAGCGTCAGGTGGTGCCGTATTTGT CCACTGCAACGGCGGAACGGTTAACGATGCTAAAGCAAAACCTTGCCGCGACACAGCACCTAGCGGAGGGTGgtacggcagcagcagcgggaGGCACGTCCACCACACAGGATGCCGCAACCGTGCAGAACGGTTCGCATAAGGAAAAGCTCAAGGGCGAAATCGAAGCAATCATCTCGTCCGAGTGTCTGTACTGTGGCCATCTGATGATCAATGCGCTGGACAAACCGTTCATAGAAAACTGGCAACAGGCAGACAGCGAATGGGAATAG